CAACTGGAGCGGCTACATTGCCGATGACACCTTGGCAGAATTCGCCCGCCGCACCGGCATCCAGCCCACCTACGACCTGATCGACAGCAACGAGACGACCGAGGCCAAGCTGATGACCGGCGGCAGCGGCTACGACCTGGTCAGCCCGTCCAACCATTTTCTGCCCAGGCTGATCAAGGCCGGCGCCATCCAGGAGCTCGACCGCAGCAAGCTGCCCAACTGGCACAATCTCGACCCCAAGCTGATGCAGCTGCTGGAAACCAGCGACCCTGGCAACCGCCATGCCATCCCCTACATGTGGGTGACCACGGGCATCGGCTACAACATCGACAAGATCAAGGCCATCTTCGGCAATACCGATGTCACCCAGTCTTGGCAAATGCTGTTCAACCCGGAAAACATCCGCAAACTCAGTGCCTGCGGCGTGGCGTTCCTCGACAACCCGACGCAGGTGTTGCCCATCACCCTCAAGGTATTGGGGCTCGACCCGCACAGCCAGCGCCCTGAAGACCTGAAACAAGCCGAAGCGGCGCTCATGGCGATTCGCCCTTCGATCAGCTACTTCCATCAGTCCAAGTACGTCAGCGACCTGGCCAACGGCAACATCTGCGTCGCGATCGGCTTCAGCGGCGATGTACTGCAGGCAATGAACAGCGCGCAGCAGGCGAACAACGGCGTGCACCTGGGCTACAGCATCCCCCGTGAAGGTTCGACAGTAGCGGTGGACATGGTGGTCATACCAAAAGCTGCGCCGCACCTGGATGCGGCCTATGCCTACCTGAACTACCTGCTCGACCCCCAGGTCATGGCGCATATCAGCAACGCGGTGAAGTACCCCAATGGCAATGCGGCGTCATTGCCGTATGTGGACCCGGTACTGCGCGACAACCCTGCGGTGTACCCACCCCAGGCCGTGCTGGATACGCTGTTCCCGATCCAGACCTTGTCACCGGCGGGCATGCGCTTGAGCACCCGTTTGTGGACCCGGGTGATCAGCGGCAAGTGAGCGATGCGGGGGCTCCGGTTACTCGACGAACTC
The sequence above is drawn from the Pseudomonas putida genome and encodes:
- a CDS encoding polyamine ABC transporter substrate-binding protein, yielding MMKRTCMAVLSAALFSLTAQAAESVNIANWSGYIADDTLAEFARRTGIQPTYDLIDSNETTEAKLMTGGSGYDLVSPSNHFLPRLIKAGAIQELDRSKLPNWHNLDPKLMQLLETSDPGNRHAIPYMWVTTGIGYNIDKIKAIFGNTDVTQSWQMLFNPENIRKLSACGVAFLDNPTQVLPITLKVLGLDPHSQRPEDLKQAEAALMAIRPSISYFHQSKYVSDLANGNICVAIGFSGDVLQAMNSAQQANNGVHLGYSIPREGSTVAVDMVVIPKAAPHLDAAYAYLNYLLDPQVMAHISNAVKYPNGNAASLPYVDPVLRDNPAVYPPQAVLDTLFPIQTLSPAGMRLSTRLWTRVISGK